GTAAAAGCCGGCAGTATCATAGTTAGGCAGAGGGGCACCAAGATCTACCCAGGCATTAATGTGGGTATGGGGTCTGACTTTACCCTCTTTGCGCTAAAAGACGGCATAGTGAAGTTTGAAGACAGAAGGAACAAGAAGTTCGTCAGCGTTATACCTGTCTAAGTTTTGTCAGCTCTGAGTACATAAACAATACCCAACATGTATCTGTTAAGTCGGGAAACTCTAAAACCCTCCCCTTCTAAATACCTTTTTACTTCAAGAGTGCTAAGGCTGTTTTCTAAGGAATGTAAGAAAAAGTCCCATCTTTCTCTGCCAAACAGTAAAAGCCCCAAAGGTTTCAAAGGGTATCTCATCAAAAAGCTCAGCAGTTTGGTACCGGCAAACTTATTTATATCAAGGATGCCTATCTGTCCACCCTCTTCAAGCACTCTG
The Hydrogenobacter hydrogenophilus DNA segment above includes these coding regions:
- the rpmA gene encoding 50S ribosomal protein L27 is translated as MASKASGGSTRNGRDSHSKRLGVKRYGGQFVKAGSIIVRQRGTKIYPGINVGMGSDFTLFALKDGIVKFEDRRNKKFVSVIPV